The Flaviramulus sp. BrNp1-15 genome has a window encoding:
- the thrA gene encoding bifunctional aspartate kinase/homoserine dehydrogenase I — protein MEHSLQHIIIKNYKTENQVSIPEIKLSYQVFGKALGTSPIVLVNHALTGNSNVAGDDGWWKDLVGDDKVIDTKLYTVLAFNIPGNGFDGFLIENYKDFVARDIASLFLIGLKELNIKKLFAAIGGSLGGGIAWEMAVLKPDFTENLIPVATDWKSTDWLIANCQIQEQFLLNSKNPVHDARMHAMLCYRTPESFKERFQRSKNEDLEIFNVESWLLHHGKKLQERFQLSAYKLMNQLLKTIDVTKNRKADLNVLEGIEANIHIVGVDSDLFFTAEENRQTHKQLAVTHANVTYNEIHSVHGHDAFLMEYEQLEKIIEGIFVPNSKKRKMKVLKFGGKSLANGEGLNKVISIIENKVQEGEKITVVVSARGNATDELEDILNKAHKGRDYKLDFEAFKNYQKEPLPTIDFSEEFLILEKLFEGVSLLRDYSKKTKDEILAQGELLSIKLVSEILNQRNVKAQATDARQLIKTDDVFGNAQPISQLSKDNVKQYFKQNNGDTVNVVTGFIASNTKNETTTLGRNGSNYTAALLANFLDAEELQNYTHVSGIYTANPDLVEDAQKIRELSFSEANELANFGTTVLHAKTIIPLVEKNINLRILNTFNTDDEGTLITAKPSSKEVTSLSVLDNVALLNLEGRGLLGKSGVDARIFGALADKDISVSIISQGSSERGIGLIIDAEQATQAVIALEREFEKDFYSQDVNKIDVVDDVSVISIIGIELSSFHKPFNALIKNQITPLLFNNTVTGRNVSLVVKKSQLHKAMNVIHGEVFGISKKINIAIFGHGGVGGALINQILKSKGDIEKRKGINLNVFAIANSRQLILNKNGAATNWSSEIKSSTLKSSVDDIITFAKTHHLENLIAVDNTSSSTFHQNYIPLVEAGFDLVSSNKIANTISHDFYKTLRVQLDAHNKQYLYETTVGAGLPLIDTIKLLHESGENITRIRGVFSGTLSYLFNNFSVQDKPFSEIVQETIDKGFTEPDPREDFSGNDVARKLLILARELDLQNEFEDVSVQNLIPEAYQNISVAEFLSQLNVLDEEFQKIKDNQNEGHVLRYVGDLSGDLSQDKGNLEVKLVSIPEDSTLGHVKGSDAIFEIFTESYGEQPIVIQGAGAGAEVTARGVFGDILRLSKHIN, from the coding sequence TTGGAGCATTCATTACAACATATCATCATTAAAAACTACAAAACCGAAAATCAAGTTTCTATTCCAGAAATAAAATTGAGTTATCAGGTTTTCGGAAAAGCATTAGGAACGTCGCCAATTGTTTTGGTAAATCATGCCTTAACAGGAAACAGTAATGTTGCAGGTGATGATGGTTGGTGGAAAGATTTAGTAGGCGATGATAAGGTCATTGATACTAAACTTTACACGGTTTTAGCATTCAATATTCCAGGAAACGGATTTGATGGTTTTTTAATTGAAAATTATAAAGATTTTGTTGCAAGAGACATTGCAAGTTTGTTTTTAATAGGGCTTAAAGAGCTAAATATAAAAAAGCTGTTTGCAGCTATTGGAGGTTCTTTAGGAGGTGGTATTGCATGGGAAATGGCGGTTTTAAAACCAGATTTTACCGAAAATTTAATTCCTGTGGCTACCGATTGGAAGTCAACCGATTGGTTAATTGCCAATTGCCAAATACAAGAACAATTTCTGTTAAATTCTAAAAACCCAGTTCATGATGCGCGTATGCATGCAATGCTGTGTTACCGTACACCAGAGTCTTTTAAAGAGCGTTTTCAGCGTTCAAAAAATGAAGATTTAGAAATATTTAATGTTGAGAGTTGGTTGTTGCATCATGGTAAAAAGTTACAGGAACGTTTTCAGTTGTCTGCTTATAAATTGATGAATCAACTTTTAAAAACCATAGATGTTACAAAAAACAGAAAGGCAGATTTAAATGTTTTAGAAGGTATTGAGGCTAATATTCATATTGTTGGGGTAGATTCAGATTTGTTTTTTACAGCAGAAGAAAACAGGCAAACCCATAAACAATTAGCCGTAACGCATGCCAATGTTACCTATAACGAAATACATTCGGTGCATGGTCATGATGCGTTTTTAATGGAGTACGAACAATTAGAAAAAATTATAGAAGGCATTTTTGTGCCAAATTCTAAAAAGAGAAAAATGAAAGTATTAAAGTTTGGAGGGAAATCTTTAGCTAATGGAGAAGGATTGAATAAAGTAATCTCAATCATTGAAAATAAAGTACAAGAAGGAGAGAAAATTACGGTTGTTGTTTCGGCACGTGGAAATGCAACCGACGAGCTTGAAGATATATTAAATAAAGCACACAAAGGAAGAGATTATAAGTTGGATTTTGAGGCTTTTAAAAACTATCAAAAAGAACCTTTACCAACTATAGATTTTTCAGAAGAATTTTTAATCTTAGAAAAACTGTTTGAAGGTGTTAGTTTGTTACGTGATTACAGTAAGAAAACCAAAGATGAAATTTTAGCACAAGGTGAATTGTTGTCCATTAAATTGGTTTCAGAAATACTTAATCAAAGGAATGTTAAAGCTCAGGCTACTGATGCAAGACAATTGATTAAAACTGACGATGTTTTTGGTAATGCGCAACCTATTTCGCAGCTTTCAAAAGACAATGTAAAGCAGTATTTTAAACAAAATAATGGAGATACGGTTAATGTAGTTACAGGCTTTATTGCCTCAAATACTAAAAATGAAACTACTACTTTAGGTAGAAACGGAAGCAATTATACTGCGGCGCTTTTAGCAAATTTTTTAGACGCCGAAGAGTTACAAAATTACACACATGTAAGTGGTATATACACGGCAAATCCAGATTTGGTTGAAGACGCTCAAAAAATTAGAGAATTATCTTTTAGTGAAGCTAATGAGTTGGCCAATTTTGGAACCACAGTGTTGCATGCTAAAACTATTATTCCGTTAGTTGAAAAAAACATCAATCTTCGTATTTTAAATACGTTTAATACAGATGATGAAGGTACGCTTATAACTGCTAAACCAAGCTCAAAAGAAGTAACATCATTATCGGTTTTAGATAATGTAGCATTGTTAAATTTAGAAGGCCGCGGCTTGTTAGGAAAAAGTGGTGTTGATGCGAGAATATTTGGTGCTTTAGCAGATAAAGATATTAGTGTTAGCATCATCTCTCAAGGTTCATCAGAGCGTGGTATTGGGTTAATTATTGATGCAGAACAAGCAACTCAAGCGGTAATTGCTTTAGAAAGAGAATTTGAAAAAGATTTCTATTCGCAAGACGTTAATAAAATTGATGTTGTTGATGATGTTTCGGTAATTTCTATTATTGGTATAGAGTTAAGCTCGTTTCATAAGCCATTTAATGCCTTAATTAAAAACCAGATCACACCATTGTTATTCAATAATACGGTAACAGGAAGAAATGTGAGTTTGGTGGTTAAAAAGAGTCAACTTCACAAAGCTATGAATGTGATTCATGGTGAGGTTTTCGGGATTTCTAAAAAAATTAATATAGCCATTTTTGGTCATGGTGGTGTTGGTGGTGCTTTAATAAATCAGATTTTAAAATCGAAAGGCGATATTGAAAAACGAAAAGGTATCAACTTAAATGTGTTTGCCATTGCCAATTCAAGACAACTAATTTTAAATAAAAATGGTGCAGCTACTAATTGGAGTTCAGAAATTAAATCTTCAACATTAAAAAGTTCTGTAGATGATATTATTACGTTTGCTAAAACGCATCATTTAGAAAATTTAATTGCTGTTGATAATACATCAAGTTCTACATTTCATCAAAATTATATACCTTTAGTTGAGGCTGGTTTCGATTTGGTGTCATCTAACAAAATTGCAAATACCATTTCTCACGATTTTTATAAAACATTAAGAGTTCAGTTAGACGCCCACAACAAACAATATTTGTATGAAACTACAGTTGGTGCGGGTTTACCGTTAATTGATACGATTAAATTATTGCACGAGTCGGGTGAGAATATTACCAGAATTCGAGGTGTTTTCTCTGGGACATTAAGTTATTTGTTTAATAACTTTTCAGTTCAGGATAAACCGTTTAGTGAAATTGTTCAAGAAACTATAGATAAAGGTTTTACCGAGCCAGATCCAAGAGAAGATTTTTCAGGAAATGATGTGGCTAGAAAGCTATTAATTCTTGCCAGAGAGTTAGATTTGCAAAACGAATTTGAAGATGTTTCTGTTCAAAATTTAATTCCTGAGGCGTATCAAAACATATCAGTTGCAGAGTTTTTAAGTCAGTTGAATGTTTTAGATGAAGAATTTCAAAAGATAAAAGACAATCAAAATGAAGGTCATGTGTTGCGATATGTAGGAGATTTGTCAGGGGATTTATCGCAAGACAAAGGAAATTTAGAAGTGAAGTTAGTATCTATTCCAGAAGATAGTACCTTAGGTCATGTAAAAGGCAGCGATGCTATTTTTGAAATATTTACAGAAAGTTATGGGGAGCAACCTATAGTAATTCAAGGTGCTGGTGCAGGAGCTGAAGTAACGGCACGAGGTGTTTTTGGAGATATTTTAAGGCTGTCTAAACATATAAATTAA
- a CDS encoding O-acetylhomoserine aminocarboxypropyltransferase/cysteine synthase family protein: MSTQKLATNALHAGHDFAANGGTRAVPIYQTTSYVFNNSDHAANLFSLQELGFIYTRLNNPTNQILQERLAALEGGVGAVVFASGTSAISTGLLTLLKAGDHIVASSSLYGGTYNLLKVTLPRLGITTTFVDADNPDNFAAAVQDNTRAFFVESLGNPKLDVLDIEAIAKHSKAAGVPFIVDNTVATPALLNPIEHGANIVIHSLTKYIGGQGNSLGGAIIDGGNFDWANGKFPEFTEPSAGYHGLKYYETLGAASYTFKLILEGLRDFGGALSPTNAFNIIQGLETLPIRIKQHSENALALAKWLEQQDEVAWVNYPGLESSKYKALTKKYLPKGQSGIVTFGAKGGFEAAKAIADNTKLFSLLANIGDTKSLIIHPSSTTHQQLNEVEQESAGVTGDLIRLSVGIEDLDDLKADLKTAFATIK, encoded by the coding sequence ATGAGCACACAAAAATTAGCAACAAACGCATTACATGCAGGACATGATTTTGCAGCAAACGGAGGAACGAGAGCAGTTCCTATTTATCAAACAACATCGTATGTGTTTAATAATTCAGATCATGCTGCAAATCTATTTTCACTTCAGGAATTAGGTTTTATTTACACACGATTAAACAATCCAACCAACCAAATTTTACAAGAGCGTTTGGCTGCTTTAGAAGGCGGTGTGGGAGCAGTTGTATTTGCATCAGGTACATCGGCAATTTCAACAGGTTTGTTAACGCTTTTAAAAGCTGGAGACCATATTGTAGCGTCTAGTAGTTTATATGGCGGAACGTATAATTTATTAAAAGTAACTTTACCAAGATTAGGTATTACAACCACCTTTGTTGATGCAGATAATCCAGATAATTTTGCAGCCGCAGTACAAGATAATACCAGAGCATTTTTTGTTGAATCTCTAGGGAATCCTAAATTAGATGTTTTAGATATAGAAGCTATTGCAAAACATTCAAAAGCAGCAGGTGTGCCTTTTATTGTTGATAACACGGTAGCAACACCAGCTCTATTAAACCCTATTGAACACGGAGCAAATATTGTCATTCATTCACTTACAAAATATATTGGCGGACAAGGAAATTCTCTAGGAGGAGCCATTATTGATGGTGGTAATTTTGATTGGGCCAATGGTAAATTTCCAGAATTCACAGAACCTTCAGCAGGATATCATGGACTGAAATATTATGAAACTTTGGGTGCCGCTTCATACACGTTTAAACTAATTTTAGAAGGGTTGAGAGATTTTGGAGGGGCTTTAAGTCCAACAAATGCTTTTAACATTATTCAAGGTTTAGAAACTTTACCAATAAGAATAAAGCAACACAGTGAAAATGCTTTGGCTCTTGCTAAGTGGCTCGAACAACAAGACGAAGTAGCTTGGGTAAATTATCCAGGTTTAGAAAGCAGTAAGTATAAAGCTTTAACTAAAAAATACTTACCAAAAGGACAAAGTGGTATTGTTACTTTTGGTGCAAAAGGTGGTTTTGAAGCTGCAAAAGCTATAGCAGATAACACCAAATTATTTTCATTATTAGCTAATATTGGAGATACTAAATCATTAATAATTCATCCATCAAGTACAACCCACCAACAGTTAAATGAAGTAGAACAAGAATCGGCAGGAGTTACGGGAGATTTAATTCGCTTATCAGTTGGTATTGAAGATTTAGACGATTTAAAAGCCGATTTAAAAACTGCATTTGCCACAATTAAATAA